One window from the genome of Haladaptatus paucihalophilus DX253 encodes:
- a CDS encoding pyridoxal phosphate-dependent aminotransferase, whose protein sequence is MDFSDRIQRVEPSATLAISSLASELEADGVDVIDLSVGEPDFPTPANVVDAAETAMEEGHTGYPPSKGVPELREAIAAKLQDDGLPYEADNVIVTPGAKQALYETVQTVVDDGDEVVLLDPAWVSYEAMVKLAGGDLNRVDLAPHDFKLEPALDDLSAAVSDDTELLIVNSPSNPTGAVYSDAALEGVRDLAVEHDITVISDEIYERITYGAECTSLATLDGMYERTITVNGFSKAYSMTGWRLGYLAAPEELVSQAAKLHSHSVSSATNFVQRAGVEALRNTEDDVSEMVEAFHERRDRLVALLKQHGVDAGTPDGAFYLMIPVAEDDQQWCEDALEQAHVATVPGSAFGAPGYARVSYAANLERIEEAVERLVESDLL, encoded by the coding sequence ATGGACTTTTCCGACAGGATTCAACGTGTCGAACCGAGCGCGACGCTCGCTATCAGCAGCCTCGCGTCGGAACTGGAAGCCGACGGCGTAGACGTCATCGACCTGAGCGTCGGGGAACCGGACTTCCCGACCCCGGCGAACGTCGTTGACGCCGCCGAAACAGCGATGGAGGAAGGTCACACGGGCTACCCGCCGTCCAAGGGCGTCCCCGAACTCCGCGAGGCTATCGCGGCGAAACTGCAGGACGACGGTCTGCCGTACGAGGCGGATAACGTCATCGTCACGCCCGGCGCGAAGCAGGCGCTCTACGAGACGGTACAGACGGTCGTGGACGACGGGGACGAGGTCGTCCTCCTCGACCCCGCGTGGGTGTCCTACGAGGCGATGGTGAAACTCGCGGGCGGCGACCTGAACCGCGTGGACCTCGCGCCGCACGACTTCAAACTCGAACCCGCTCTCGACGACCTCTCTGCGGCCGTCTCGGACGACACCGAACTGCTCATCGTCAACTCGCCGTCGAACCCGACCGGCGCGGTCTACTCCGACGCCGCACTGGAAGGCGTCCGCGACTTGGCGGTCGAACACGACATCACGGTCATCAGCGACGAGATTTACGAGCGGATCACCTACGGCGCGGAGTGCACCAGCCTCGCCACGCTCGACGGAATGTACGAGCGCACCATCACGGTCAACGGCTTCTCGAAAGCCTACTCGATGACCGGCTGGCGGCTCGGCTACCTCGCCGCCCCGGAGGAACTCGTCTCGCAAGCGGCGAAACTCCACTCGCACTCCGTCTCGTCGGCGACGAACTTCGTCCAACGCGCGGGCGTCGAAGCCCTCCGGAACACCGAGGACGACGTGAGCGAGATGGTCGAGGCGTTCCACGAGCGCCGCGACCGCCTCGTCGCCCTGTTGAAACAGCACGGCGTGGACGCCGGAACGCCGGACGGTGCGTTCTATCTGATGATTCCCGTGGCCGAAGACGACCAGCAGTGGTGCGAGGACGCGCTGGAGCAGGCGCACGTCGCTACCGTTCCGGGCAGCGCATTCGGCGCGCCCGGCTACGCTCGCGTCTCCTACGCGGCGAACTTGGAGCGAATCGAGGAAGCGGTCGAGCGGTTGGTCGAGAGCGACCTGCTCTGA
- a CDS encoding NUDIX domain-containing protein, protein MKPEAVRSVLADRAETRREALSERWGDAPHRVRPVTGVAEYDFPATPDEIFPWVAVCFVVEDGRVLLVQDSGHSSVWEPPGGKGEVRSTSKKVNGEYREQGEALRASEKASGGRREPVESVAETAERETREETGIECDVTDLLFTETLRFDYGNGVHVPVLQAGFVARRVGGAIRPTAAAIENVSWYPCSDLPDGTQFAAEIESLRTSR, encoded by the coding sequence ATGAAACCGGAAGCCGTCCGGTCCGTGCTCGCCGACCGCGCCGAAACCCGCCGCGAAGCCCTTTCGGAACGGTGGGGCGACGCTCCACACCGGGTTCGTCCCGTCACCGGCGTCGCGGAGTACGACTTCCCGGCGACGCCGGACGAGATATTTCCGTGGGTCGCGGTCTGTTTCGTCGTCGAGGACGGACGCGTTTTGTTGGTACAGGACTCCGGCCACTCGTCGGTGTGGGAACCGCCGGGAGGGAAAGGCGAGGTGCGTAGCACCTCGAAGAAAGTGAACGGTGAATACCGTGAGCAGGGCGAAGCGCTCCGCGCTTCGGAAAAAGCGAGCGGCGGACGCCGCGAACCCGTCGAATCGGTCGCCGAAACCGCCGAGCGGGAAACCCGCGAGGAGACCGGCATCGAGTGCGACGTCACCGACCTGCTGTTCACCGAAACGCTCCGGTTCGACTACGGGAACGGCGTCCACGTGCCGGTGTTGCAGGCCGGATTCGTCGCCCGTCGGGTCGGCGGGGCGATTCGACCAACTGCGGCGGCCATCGAGAACGTGTCGTGGTACCCGTGTTCCGACCTCCCGGACGGAACGCAGTTCGCCGCGGAAATCGAATCGCTGCGGACGTCACGGTAG
- a CDS encoding threonine synthase, which yields METTDAFIGLTCVDCGETFDADEGTHRCPDCGGILDPDYDYDEIDVSRADLESRPFETMWKYAELLPFTRESAVTMDEGATPLVECPNLAEEMGVGRVLFKDEGRNPTGTFKDRGQTMAVTAAAQHGATDIALASAGNAGQSAAAYAARADLESHVFLPTRAGFTNKAMVNVHGGDMTVVEGRIGDAGAAYADAMEEEDDWYSVKTFVTPYRHEGKKTMFYEIAEQMDWEVPDAIVYPTGGGVGLVGMHKAATEFRDLGLTDDLPSMYAAQATGCAPIVKAWDEGKDVHEAWETPDTICGGIEIPDPGASPLILDALRESDGGAVATSDEDILDSAVAVAQKEGLEMGATCAAAASGAWELAQQGEFGEDDTVVILNTGEGNKDDDVLRSHLMGMGI from the coding sequence ATGGAGACGACGGACGCATTCATCGGACTGACGTGCGTAGACTGCGGGGAGACGTTCGACGCCGACGAGGGGACACACCGCTGTCCCGACTGCGGCGGCATCCTCGACCCGGACTACGACTACGACGAAATCGACGTGTCGCGTGCGGACCTCGAATCCCGCCCGTTCGAGACGATGTGGAAGTACGCGGAACTGCTACCGTTCACCCGCGAGTCGGCGGTGACGATGGACGAGGGAGCCACGCCGCTCGTCGAGTGTCCGAACCTCGCCGAGGAGATGGGCGTCGGGCGCGTCCTGTTCAAGGACGAGGGGCGCAACCCGACGGGGACGTTCAAGGACCGCGGTCAGACGATGGCCGTGACCGCGGCGGCCCAACACGGCGCGACGGACATCGCGCTCGCTTCGGCCGGAAACGCCGGGCAATCCGCCGCGGCGTACGCCGCCCGCGCCGACCTCGAATCGCACGTCTTCCTCCCGACGCGCGCCGGGTTCACGAACAAGGCGATGGTTAACGTCCACGGCGGCGACATGACCGTCGTCGAGGGGCGCATCGGCGACGCGGGAGCGGCCTACGCCGACGCGATGGAGGAGGAAGACGACTGGTACTCCGTCAAGACGTTCGTCACGCCCTATCGCCACGAGGGAAAGAAGACGATGTTCTACGAAATCGCCGAACAGATGGACTGGGAGGTCCCGGACGCCATCGTCTACCCGACCGGCGGCGGCGTCGGTCTCGTCGGAATGCACAAGGCCGCAACGGAGTTCCGCGACTTGGGACTGACCGACGACCTCCCGTCGATGTACGCCGCCCAAGCGACCGGGTGTGCGCCCATCGTGAAGGCGTGGGACGAAGGAAAGGACGTTCACGAGGCGTGGGAAACGCCGGACACCATCTGCGGCGGCATCGAGATTCCCGACCCCGGCGCGAGCCCGCTCATCCTCGACGCGCTCCGCGAGAGCGACGGCGGCGCGGTGGCGACCAGCGACGAGGACATCCTCGATTCGGCGGTCGCGGTTGCACAGAAGGAGGGCCTGGAGATGGGCGCGACATGCGCCGCCGCCGCGAGCGGGGCGTGGGAACTCGCCCAGCAGGGAGAGTTCGGCGAGGACGACACCGTCGTCATCCTCAACACCGGCGAGGGCAACAAGGACGACGACGTGCTCCGCAGTCACCTGATGGGCATGGGAATCTGA
- the ribH gene encoding 6,7-dimethyl-8-ribityllumazine synthase — translation MVTLGLVVAEFNAPITEQMEESAREAAAERGAEIVETLHVPGAYDSPLAADRLARRDDIDGVAVLGAVITGDTDHDHVITTATTQKLTDVSLNRDTPVALGITGPGMSAAEARERTDYGARAVEGALDLVEELQ, via the coding sequence ATGGTAACGCTCGGACTCGTCGTCGCGGAGTTCAACGCGCCGATAACGGAGCAGATGGAGGAGTCGGCGCGCGAGGCTGCCGCCGAGCGAGGTGCAGAAATCGTCGAAACGCTACACGTCCCCGGCGCGTACGATTCGCCGCTCGCGGCGGACCGACTCGCCCGCCGGGACGACATCGACGGGGTTGCGGTCCTCGGTGCCGTCATCACCGGCGACACCGACCACGACCACGTTATCACGACCGCAACGACGCAGAAACTCACCGACGTCAGCCTGAACCGGGACACGCCGGTCGCACTCGGCATCACCGGCCCCGGCATGTCCGCGGCGGAGGCCCGAGAGCGTACCGACTACGGTGCACGGGCGGTCGAAGGTGCACTCGACTTAGTGGAGGAACTACAATAA
- a CDS encoding flippase activity-associated protein Agl23 produces the protein MSSSEHPLSGWTARNRGFASICAVTVVALVLRLFALGDRFAHWDEARVGYWILRYQKTGIWHYHADIHGPFFPQVNSVLFELFGASDFMARLPVALVTGLLPLAAWLYRDHLRDSELVAFALLLAVNPVALYYSRVMRYDMLLAAFMVFALGFYLRAQATGKARYLYAGTLALALGFTTKENALLYVASWLGAAVLLFDHRLFLARNYDREWTGTFVDTVTETGRGLLRFAPHIALCVVEFFVVIVYFYAPRTNGTSGPGLWKAVSNPSMFGAVISEATVGSWNEFTGQWVKSQGHAYLPYLEHFIAVLEQGAFVVVVLAVLGFLAARYVDDRPRDLVSFAFYWGAVSVLGYPLVTDIQAGWVTVHAIVPLMIPAAVGASIIYHWGREAYEDDDTFSTAAAGVIALFLVVQVAFPAITVVYLHPQDANAPGLFGGQHHNDIVQWGQPADGIKPTMEKVQRVSQANREGTDVLYYGYLNEDSSYVFYVPNEDGNTDYRNNGGWYNRLPLPWYTEMVDANVDSTLDNESLQTRQPPVVITRASRKEDVEKYLDGYRVYDHELTLWGAPTTIYIKESALREANRAA, from the coding sequence ATGAGTTCGAGCGAACACCCGCTTTCCGGGTGGACGGCCCGAAATCGGGGTTTCGCTTCCATCTGTGCGGTCACGGTTGTCGCGCTGGTGCTCCGACTGTTCGCCCTCGGAGACCGGTTCGCCCATTGGGACGAAGCTCGCGTCGGCTACTGGATTCTCAGGTATCAGAAAACCGGCATCTGGCACTACCACGCCGACATCCACGGCCCGTTCTTCCCGCAAGTGAACAGCGTCCTCTTCGAACTGTTCGGCGCGAGCGACTTCATGGCGCGGCTGCCCGTCGCGCTCGTCACCGGCCTGCTCCCCCTCGCGGCGTGGTTGTACCGCGACCACCTCCGCGACTCCGAACTGGTCGCCTTCGCGCTCCTGCTCGCGGTCAATCCGGTCGCGCTCTACTACTCTCGGGTCATGCGGTACGACATGCTTCTCGCGGCGTTCATGGTGTTCGCGCTCGGCTTCTACCTCCGTGCGCAGGCGACGGGGAAGGCGAGGTACCTGTACGCCGGAACGCTGGCGTTGGCGCTCGGCTTCACGACGAAGGAAAACGCCCTGCTCTACGTCGCCTCGTGGCTCGGCGCGGCCGTCCTGTTGTTCGACCATCGGTTGTTCCTCGCGCGGAACTACGACCGAGAATGGACGGGGACGTTCGTCGATACCGTCACCGAAACGGGGCGGGGCCTCCTCCGATTCGCCCCCCACATCGCCCTGTGTGTGGTGGAGTTCTTCGTCGTCATCGTCTACTTCTACGCCCCGCGGACGAACGGCACCAGCGGTCCCGGACTGTGGAAAGCCGTCTCCAACCCGAGTATGTTCGGCGCGGTGATTTCGGAAGCGACGGTCGGGTCGTGGAACGAGTTCACCGGCCAGTGGGTCAAGAGTCAGGGCCACGCCTACCTCCCGTATCTCGAGCACTTCATCGCCGTCCTGGAACAGGGCGCGTTCGTGGTGGTCGTCCTCGCGGTTCTGGGCTTCCTCGCGGCGCGGTACGTCGATGACCGTCCGCGCGACCTCGTTTCGTTCGCGTTCTACTGGGGCGCTGTGAGCGTCCTCGGCTACCCGCTCGTGACTGACATTCAGGCCGGATGGGTGACCGTCCACGCCATCGTCCCGCTGATGATTCCCGCGGCGGTCGGCGCGAGCATCATCTACCACTGGGGTCGGGAGGCGTACGAGGACGACGACACGTTCTCGACCGCCGCCGCGGGCGTCATCGCGCTCTTCCTCGTCGTGCAGGTCGCGTTCCCGGCGATAACGGTGGTGTATCTCCACCCGCAGGACGCGAACGCGCCGGGACTGTTCGGCGGCCAACACCACAACGACATCGTGCAGTGGGGTCAACCCGCTGACGGAATCAAGCCGACGATGGAGAAGGTACAGCGTGTCTCGCAGGCGAACCGGGAAGGAACCGACGTGTTGTACTACGGCTATCTGAACGAGGACAGTTCGTACGTTTTCTACGTCCCGAACGAGGACGGAAATACCGACTATCGCAACAATGGCGGCTGGTACAACCGCCTCCCGCTCCCGTGGTACACCGAGATGGTGGACGCGAACGTGGACAGCACGCTGGACAACGAATCCCTCCAAACCCGCCAACCGCCGGTCGTCATCACGCGAGCGTCGCGCAAGGAGGACGTCGAGAAGTACCTCGACGGCTATCGCGTCTACGACCACGAACTCACGCTCTGGGGCGCGCCGACGACGATTTATATCAAGGAAAGCGCGCTTCGGGAAGCGAACCGGGCCGCGTAA